The Campylobacter sp. CN_NE2 genome contains a region encoding:
- a CDS encoding type II toxin-antitoxin system prevent-host-death family antitoxin encodes MINKDEIYTATEIVRNFSSVLNKVTNGDIKKALIVKNNKFEAVLLSMAEFERFEKAVELLKIAYSQRKSENDK; translated from the coding sequence ATGATTAATAAAGATGAAATTTACACCGCAACCGAGATTGTTCGCAATTTCAGTAGTGTTTTAAACAAGGTTACAAACGGAGATATTAAAAAAGCTTTGATAGTCAAAAATAACAAATTCGAAGCCGTGCTTTTAAGTATGGCAGAATTTGAAAGATTTGAAAAAGCGGTTGAACTTCTTAAAATCGCATATTCGCAAAGAAAGAGTGAAAATGATAAATAG
- a CDS encoding alpha/beta fold hydrolase, with the protein MASKEIEYNGVSYKISYEALNTNLKPYILILHGWGAKKELMTAAFKGKFSSFSQIYVDLPGFGKSSVSSPICTKDYASIIKEFIAKMGYEPVAVMGHSFGGKVATLLNPQNLILLSSAGILEPKPLKVRLKIAIFKILKMLGLSKFYKFFATSDVKGMSKTMYEILKLVVNEDFTEHFKSVSSTKTLIFWGREDTATHFESGEKIHSLIKNSKFYPLDGDHFFFIKNGEFIAKTIEKELAEFATNMPNLENSISNSQNLENFDLNSQNLSQNLQDLSSFELFENPQDLAQNSAQTRAGLPNQNLEI; encoded by the coding sequence ATGGCATCAAAAGAAATCGAATATAACGGCGTTTCTTACAAAATTTCATACGAAGCATTAAATACAAATTTAAAGCCTTACATTTTGATTTTACATGGTTGGGGCGCAAAAAAAGAGCTTATGACGGCTGCTTTTAAGGGTAAATTTAGCTCTTTTTCCCAAATTTATGTTGATTTGCCGGGATTTGGCAAAAGCAGTGTTTCTTCGCCGATTTGCACGAAAGATTACGCTAGCATCATTAAAGAATTTATCGCTAAAATGGGCTATGAGCCGGTTGCTGTTATGGGGCATAGCTTTGGCGGCAAAGTGGCAACCTTGCTAAATCCACAAAATTTGATTTTGTTAAGTAGTGCTGGTATTTTAGAGCCAAAACCACTTAAAGTTCGCCTAAAAATCGCTATTTTTAAAATTTTAAAAATGCTTGGACTTTCTAAATTTTATAAATTTTTTGCCACAAGCGATGTCAAAGGCATGAGCAAGACTATGTATGAAATTTTAAAATTAGTCGTAAATGAAGATTTTACTGAGCATTTTAAAAGCGTTAGTTCCACTAAAACGCTCATTTTTTGGGGCAGGGAAGATACTGCCACACACTTTGAAAGTGGAGAAAAAATTCACTCTTTAATCAAAAATAGTAAATTTTATCCGCTTGATGGGGATCACTTTTTTTTCATAAAAAACGGCGAATTTATCGCTAAGACAATCGAAAAAGAGCTAGCAGAATTTGCCACAAACATGCCAAATTTGGAAAATTCTATATCAAATTCACAAAATTTAGAAAATTTTGATTTAAATTCGCAAAATTTATCACAAAATTTGCAAGATTTAAGCAGCTTTGAACTTTTTGAAAATCCGCAAGATTTGGCACAAAATTCAGCGCAAACTCGTGCAGGTCTGCCAAATCAAAATTTAGAAATTTAG
- a CDS encoding Mur ligase family protein: protein MTFFFVLIHILFLFALGFYLITCLQWFSYKFERILFHFTKPLWHVWFLIIPIILHFLSAFFGSAFFAIYFLVIYLPSLIFWHKKLDKKLVFTPRIKRFFGFLLLFGTIFTILCAVLKTQIFPLFLPLAAAFLASFAYEKYLFLKFKNLAMQKLTQIPNLLIVQITASYGKTSIKNFLYQILSTKFNCYKTPRSVNTLGGLMKDINDDLPLDTQIYIAEAGARLSGDIAEITQFLRPQLVVVGEIGAQHIEYFKSVENVRATKLEALQSPNLQKAFLHTTTNLENSQKQVIYNENLKILSANLDGIKFSLKFGDEFREFFAPILGEFNAENLAVCIKIAEFLGLKYDEIYEAVANLQSVEHRLQKIEANGKIIIDDSFNGNLAGMLSSYELVRTFDGRKVIITPGIVESTKEDNEKLSEKINEIFDLVMITGELNLATLQSKIDPQKLIIIKDKSKLTQYLAKYTRQGDLILFSNDAPNFI from the coding sequence ATGACATTTTTTTTCGTGCTAATTCATATTTTATTTTTATTCGCATTAGGCTTTTACCTAATCACCTGTTTGCAGTGGTTTTCTTATAAATTTGAGCGAATTTTATTCCATTTTACAAAACCGCTTTGGCATGTTTGGTTTTTGATAATTCCGATTATTTTGCATTTTTTAAGTGCATTTTTTGGAAGTGCCTTTTTTGCGATTTATTTTCTTGTGATTTATCTGCCAAGCCTTATTTTTTGGCACAAAAAACTTGATAAAAAGCTAGTTTTTACACCACGCATTAAACGATTTTTTGGCTTTTTATTACTTTTTGGTACGATCTTTACGATACTTTGCGCTGTCTTAAAAACTCAAATTTTTCCTTTGTTTTTGCCGTTAGCAGCGGCATTTTTGGCAAGTTTTGCCTATGAAAAATACCTATTTTTAAAATTCAAAAATTTAGCAATGCAAAAACTAACGCAAATTCCAAATTTGCTAATCGTGCAAATCACTGCAAGTTACGGCAAAACGAGTATTAAAAACTTTTTGTATCAAATTCTCTCAACCAAATTTAACTGCTACAAAACGCCCCGTTCGGTAAATACTTTGGGTGGGCTAATGAAAGATATAAACGATGATTTGCCACTTGATACGCAAATTTATATCGCCGAAGCGGGAGCTAGGCTTAGTGGCGACATCGCTGAGATTACGCAGTTTTTACGCCCACAGCTCGTCGTCGTCGGCGAAATAGGGGCGCAACATATCGAGTATTTTAAAAGCGTAGAAAATGTTCGTGCTACCAAGCTTGAAGCCTTGCAAAGTCCAAATTTGCAAAAAGCGTTTTTGCATACTACTACGAATTTAGAAAATTCCCAAAAACAGGTAATTTACAATGAAAATTTGAAAATTCTAAGTGCAAACCTTGACGGAATTAAATTTTCTTTGAAATTCGGCGATGAATTTAGAGAATTTTTTGCACCGATTTTGGGTGAATTTAACGCTGAAAATTTAGCAGTTTGTATTAAAATAGCCGAATTTTTGGGCTTAAAATACGACGAAATTTACGAAGCAGTCGCAAATTTACAAAGCGTGGAACACAGACTGCAAAAAATCGAAGCAAACGGAAAAATCATAATCGACGATAGCTTTAACGGAAATTTAGCAGGAATGCTTTCTAGCTACGAACTTGTGCGAACTTTTGACGGCAGAAAGGTCATCATAACGCCCGGAATCGTAGAAAGCACAAAAGAAGATAACGAAAAATTGAGCGAAAAAATCAATGAAATTTTTGATCTTGTAATGATAACGGGAGAGCTGAATTTAGCTACACTTCAAAGCAAAATCGATCCACAAAAACTAATAATCATAAAAGATAAATCAAAACTTACCCAATACCTAGCAAAATATACAAGGCAAGGCGATTTGATACTATTTTCAAACGATGCACCGAATTTTATATAA
- a CDS encoding acetate kinase: protein MEILVINSGSSSIKFKFFDMDNKSCLASGVIEEIGSEHSKASIATTIFHTDITEHIKTHEEGIEVMYRLLKDSSVLKDINDIEGIGHRIVQGADYFDKAVLVDDDVLNKIEELCPLAPLHNPANLAGIKSCISAAKTPNIAVFDTTFHQSMPRHAYMYALPYEFYEKNKVRRYGAHGTSHWFVSRTAAEFLGIDYEKFNAITLHLGNGSSISAIKNGKCIDTSMGMTPLEGLMMGTRCGSIDPAIIPYMERAAGYGAQEMDTIMNKKSGLFGICGTNDLRKVEELMEAGDEKAKLAYDMLVYQIVKLVGAYYAALGKIDAIVFTGGIGENANILREKVCDKLAHFGIKIDKAENSVRRKINRDLSATDANIKTLIIPTNEELAIAELTAEVLKEKNLI, encoded by the coding sequence ATGGAAATTTTAGTAATTAATTCAGGTAGTAGTTCGATTAAATTTAAATTTTTCGATATGGATAATAAATCCTGTCTTGCAAGCGGTGTCATCGAAGAAATCGGCTCTGAGCATTCAAAGGCTTCTATCGCAACTACCATTTTCCACACAGATATAACAGAACACATAAAAACACATGAAGAAGGTATCGAAGTAATGTATAGGCTTTTAAAAGATAGCTCTGTTCTAAAAGACATAAATGACATTGAAGGCATTGGGCATCGCATAGTGCAAGGGGCTGATTATTTCGATAAAGCAGTTTTGGTCGATGATGATGTTTTAAATAAAATCGAAGAACTTTGTCCATTAGCTCCACTTCATAATCCTGCAAATTTAGCAGGAATAAAATCTTGCATAAGTGCTGCTAAAACACCAAATATAGCTGTGTTTGATACAACTTTTCATCAAAGTATGCCACGCCATGCTTATATGTATGCCTTACCTTATGAATTTTATGAAAAAAATAAAGTTCGCAGATACGGAGCACACGGCACTTCTCATTGGTTTGTTTCGCGCACGGCAGCTGAATTTTTGGGAATTGATTACGAAAAATTTAATGCTATCACGCTGCATTTAGGAAACGGTTCAAGTATAAGCGCTATTAAAAACGGGAAATGCATTGATACTTCTATGGGTATGACGCCACTTGAAGGGCTTATGATGGGAACAAGGTGTGGCTCAATTGATCCTGCAATAATTCCATATATGGAAAGAGCAGCTGGATATGGCGCACAGGAAATGGATACTATAATGAATAAAAAAAGTGGTCTTTTTGGCATTTGCGGAACTAACGATTTGCGAAAGGTCGAAGAATTGATGGAAGCAGGTGACGAAAAGGCAAAACTAGCCTACGATATGCTTGTGTATCAAATAGTCAAACTTGTCGGCGCATATTATGCAGCATTAGGAAAAATCGATGCTATCGTTTTTACAGGGGGTATTGGCGAAAATGCCAATATTTTGCGCGAGAAAGTTTGTGATAAATTAGCGCACTTTGGTATCAAAATTGACAAAGCAGAAAATAGCGTTCGCAGAAAAATCAATAGAGATTTAAGCGCAACCGATGCTAATATCAAAACCTTAATCATACCGACAAATGAAGAGTTGGCGATCGCTGAACTCACAGCAGAAGTCTTAAAAGAAAAAAATCTAATCTAA
- the pta gene encoding phosphate acetyltransferase codes for MNGIYILTFSKAILPKISQIFGSKFKNIKIFEPIGDGEFSCFDEKSAFELLAKGEKSKFIKTIISKFDEMRKNGDFIIVNGFFDLKMFNKTNLNLELSKHLNLQILACFEDEKEADFFKNLAKIANAQNSLNLIKENFVFDSGEKFALNEITNESKFFDLLEAKMPNMVTPLRFENDLYAKAASNLKSVVLPESDDERILKAAHIINESKAVKIVLLGDENEINSKAKNLGLNLDGIRIINPANNEYSDEFANTLYELRKAKGMELEKAKALVKDRTYFGTMLVYTGICDAMVSGASTTTAETIRPALQTIKMKPGVSTVSGSFLMCMDSEVYLFADCAITPNPTAEQLAGIVVSSAATASAFGIDPKIAMLSYSTGSSGSGEDVEFVINATNLAKELAPNLDIEGPIQFDAAVDKIVAAKKLPNSKVAGSANVFIFPNLNCGNICYKAVQRTSGAVAIGPILQGLKKPVNDLSRGCLVEDVVNTILISAIQAGEN; via the coding sequence ATGAACGGAATTTATATTCTAACTTTCTCTAAGGCTATTTTGCCTAAAATCAGCCAAATTTTTGGCTCAAAATTCAAAAATATAAAAATTTTTGAACCTATCGGAGACGGCGAGTTTTCGTGCTTTGATGAAAAAAGCGCGTTCGAGCTTTTAGCAAAAGGTGAAAAATCTAAATTTATAAAAACGATTATTTCGAAATTCGATGAAATGCGGAAAAATGGGGATTTTATAATTGTAAATGGATTTTTTGATTTAAAAATGTTTAATAAAACAAATCTTAATTTAGAACTTTCAAAACACTTAAATTTACAAATTCTTGCTTGTTTTGAAGACGAAAAAGAAGCCGATTTTTTTAAAAATTTAGCAAAAATTGCAAATGCACAAAATTCGCTAAATTTGATAAAAGAAAATTTTGTTTTTGATAGCGGAGAAAAATTTGCATTAAACGAAATTACAAACGAAAGCAAATTTTTTGATTTATTAGAAGCAAAAATGCCAAATATGGTTACTCCGCTTCGATTTGAAAATGATCTTTACGCAAAAGCGGCTTCAAATTTAAAATCAGTCGTCCTGCCTGAAAGCGATGATGAGCGAATTTTAAAAGCAGCTCATATTATAAATGAAAGCAAAGCCGTTAAAATCGTCCTTCTTGGCGATGAAAATGAAATCAATTCAAAAGCAAAAAATTTAGGTCTAAATTTAGACGGAATTCGCATTATAAACCCTGCAAATAATGAATATAGCGATGAATTTGCAAATACACTTTACGAACTTCGCAAAGCAAAAGGCATGGAACTAGAAAAAGCAAAAGCTTTGGTGAAAGATAGAACTTATTTTGGCACGATGCTCGTTTATACTGGCATTTGCGACGCTATGGTGAGCGGTGCTAGCACGACCACGGCTGAGACGATACGCCCTGCTCTTCAAACCATAAAAATGAAACCGGGCGTTTCAACTGTGAGCGGATCGTTTTTAATGTGTATGGATAGCGAAGTCTATCTTTTTGCAGATTGTGCTATTACGCCAAATCCGACCGCAGAGCAACTTGCTGGAATCGTAGTGAGTTCAGCTGCTACTGCTAGTGCCTTTGGAATCGATCCAAAAATAGCAATGCTAAGCTACTCAACAGGATCAAGCGGAAGCGGCGAAGATGTAGAATTTGTGATAAATGCGACAAATTTAGCAAAAGAATTGGCTCCAAATTTGGACATCGAAGGACCAATTCAATTTGATGCGGCAGTTGATAAAATTGTTGCTGCTAAAAAACTTCCAAATTCAAAGGTTGCAGGAAGTGCAAATGTATTTATTTTTCCAAATTTAAACTGCGGAAATATTTGTTACAAAGCCGTTCAAAGAACATCTGGTGCCGTTGCGATCGGACCGATTTTACAAGGTTTAAAAAAGCCTGTAAATGATCTAAGTAGGGGCTGTTTGGTCGAAGATGTCGTAAATACGATTTTAATTAGCGCAATTCAAGCAGGAGAAAACTAA